A genome region from Oenanthe melanoleuca isolate GR-GAL-2019-014 chromosome 2, OMel1.0, whole genome shotgun sequence includes the following:
- the RMDN1 gene encoding regulator of microtubule dynamics protein 1 yields the protein MAALLASLARPFRRGPAGLGTALRREAAARGRGWPGSQVLRKSLQRGVVLSTGSFLVYEAHKLISGFAEVHASFKVEDVIEQADYLYGSGETEKLYRLLVQHKNSDDAELLWRLARSSRDLAQLGSTSAEEKKQLTYDSLEYAKKALEKNESNSAAHKWYGICLSDVGDYEGIKTKIGNAIIIKEHFQRAIELNPKDATTIHLIGIWCYSFAEMPWYQRKIAATLFATPPTSTFQEALRYFHMAEEADPNFYSKNLLFLGKTYLKLNNKKMALLWLSKAKEYPAQTEEDKQVQKEAVELLNSI from the exons ATGGCGGCGCTCCTGGCATCGCTGGCGCGGCCTTTCCGCCGCGGCCCCGCTGGCCTGGGGACGGCGCTCCGGCGGGAGGCAGCAGCCCGCGGCCGGGGGTGGCCGGGTTCCCAG GTGCTTAGAAAAAGCCTTCAGAGAGGGGTTGTGCTTTCAACAGGGTCCTTTCTGGTTTATGAAGCTCATAAGCTGATTTCTGGCTTTGCTGAGGTTCATGCAAGCTTCAAAg TGGAAGATGTGATAGAACAAGCAGACTACCTGTATGGGAGTGGAGAAACTGAAAAGCTGTATCGTTTGCTGGTTCAGCATAAAAATAG TGATGATGCAGAGTTGTTATGGCGGCTGGCACGCTCGTCACGGGATCTGGCTCAGCTTGGTAGCACTTCTGCAGAGGAGAAGAAACAACTGACATATGACTCCCTTGAGTATGCAAAAAAGgcacttgaaaaaaatgaatcaAATTCCGCAGCACACAAG TGGTATGGAATTTGCCTCAGTGATGTTGGAGACTATGAAGGAATCAAGACTAAAATTGGAAATGCTATTATCATCAAAGAGCATTTCCAG AGAGCCATTGAACTGAATCCAAAAGATGCTACAACAATTCATCTTATAGGGATTTG GTGTTACTCCTTTGCTGAGATGCCATGGTATCAAAGAAAAATAGCTGCAACACTGTTTGCCACACCACCAACCTCCACTTTTCAAGAG GCTCTTCGTTACTTCCACATGGCAGAAGAAG CTGATCCAAATTTCTACAGCAAAAATTTGCTCTTTTTGGGGAAAACATACTTAAAGTTAAACAATAAGAAGATGGCTCTTCTGTGGTTAAGCAAAGCAAAGGAGTATCCTGCACAGACAGAGGAGGACAAACAG